A single genomic interval of Juglans regia cultivar Chandler chromosome 1, Walnut 2.0, whole genome shotgun sequence harbors:
- the LOC108987939 gene encoding transcription factor MYB20-like has product MGRQPCCDKVGLKKGPWTAEEDKKLITFILTNGQCCWRAVPKLAGLLRCGKSCRLRWTNYLRPDLKRGLLSEYEEQMVIDLHAQLGNRWSKIASHLPGRTDNEIKNHWNTHIKKKLKKMGIDPITHKPISTATEEPQPEQQLQHQPEQEQKQHQTSHETDHSTAELDQNKEPETSLQSSSINTETKEEEKSMTSPFDPMELINNLLVDEVPLMEVPHEIIAPSAASSSTSSSSSSSLNSSNLLQGYIDQFQDFEWPCDQYNNNLGCLWDDDLRSWDLLIHDIDGDRKQVVDQCPILVNLEQESNWAYN; this is encoded by the exons ATGGGGAGGCAACCATGCTGTGACAAAGTTGGGTTAAAGAAGGGGCCATGGACAGCTGAGGAGGACAAGAAGCTTATTACCTTTATTCTCACCAATGGCCAATGCTGCTGGAGAGCTGTTCCTAAGCTTGCAG GATTGTTAAGGTGTGGAAAAAGTTGCCGACTGAGATGGACAAACTATCTTCGGCCAGATTTGAAGAGAGGTCTTTTATCAGAATATGAAGAACAAATGGTCATTGATCTCCATGCTCAACTAGGCAACAG ATGGTCTAAGATTGCTTCTCATCTCCCTGGAAGAACtgataatgagataaaaaatcacTGGAACACCCACATCAAGAAAAAGCTGAAAAAGATGGGCATCGATCCTATCACCCACAAGCCAATCTCTACGGCCACTGAAGAACCCCAACCCGAACAACAACTGCAACACCAACCAGAACAAGAGCAAAAACAGCATCAAACTTCTCATGAGACTGATCATAGTACAGCTGAACTTGATCAAAACAAAGAACCGGAGACATCATTGCAATCATCCTCCATTAATACTGAAAccaaagaggaagagaaaagcaTGACAAGCCCATTTGACCCAATGGAGCTCATAAATAACCTCCTCGTTGATGAAGTTCCATTAATGGAAGTACCCCATGAGATTATCGCTCCAAGTGCAGCTTCTTCATCGacttcttcctcctcatcctcttctTTAAATTCCTCCAACTTATTGCAAGGGTACATAGATCAGTTCCAGGATTTCGAGTGGCCTTGTGATCAGTACAACAACAACTTGGGCTGCTTGTGGGATGATGACCTTCGTAGTTGGGATTTGTTGATTCATGATATTGATGGTGACAGAAAGCAGGTTGTTGATCAGTGCCCAATATTGGTTAATTTGGAACAAGAATCTAATTGGGCATATAACTAG